Proteins from one Chitinophaga oryzae genomic window:
- a CDS encoding alpha/beta hydrolase-fold protein, with product MKSKLVLFFFILVLIITPTVIHAQDTVWRVFDTGKLDSLNSTVLKEKRLIQVFVPPAYKPGSADKYDVLYVLDGGNWNTGLILKVRRFLEDERYIPPMIIVSIMGIDRNKDLTPTRIEGWNTSGGAANFLAFIKDELIPHINKNYPSNGDNTLWGHSLGGLFVVNALLNAPQAFKSYIAVDPSLWWDNCYIQKMAPGKLPALAGSNTTLFISGREGKEGAVMKIDSMDLVLQQMAPAGLMWKNIAYPDETHSSVRLKSIYDGLKFSYGWQNGSIDFHPRSGIIRKNDTVRVWYFGDTVNVHYTLNGAEPTRASEIIQPEILLTEAATVTVKQFTRRARYDKMKSGVFAAGKTLQPVAKPARIRPGGFRYAYYEVDSSQFQQLKGLTPQQTGITDSAFNPEKLPRKNNYALLIDGWLETKEDGYYIFVLDADTGSRLYLNDQLLIRWAGSSANRTSSYILPLKKGFYQFRLEYLHKNENFGLRLSYIIPSAIQAKDPTPVPVNLQYSRR from the coding sequence ATGAAAAGTAAGCTGGTTTTGTTTTTTTTCATTTTAGTATTGATTATTACTCCAACTGTCATACATGCCCAGGACACGGTATGGAGAGTATTTGACACCGGAAAACTCGATTCGCTGAATTCCACTGTCTTAAAAGAAAAAAGACTGATACAGGTATTTGTCCCGCCGGCATATAAACCCGGTAGCGCAGATAAATACGACGTGCTGTATGTACTGGATGGAGGTAACTGGAACACGGGGTTGATCCTGAAAGTCCGCCGGTTCCTGGAAGACGAGCGTTATATACCGCCCATGATCATCGTGAGCATTATGGGAATAGACCGTAACAAAGACCTCACGCCTACCCGCATAGAGGGTTGGAATACTTCCGGTGGGGCGGCTAATTTCCTCGCTTTTATCAAAGATGAACTGATACCACATATCAATAAAAATTACCCATCCAATGGAGATAATACATTGTGGGGCCATTCATTGGGCGGCTTGTTCGTGGTTAATGCGCTCTTAAATGCACCGCAGGCATTTAAATCCTACATTGCTGTTGACCCCAGCCTGTGGTGGGATAACTGTTATATCCAAAAGATGGCTCCCGGTAAGCTGCCTGCGTTGGCGGGTTCAAATACTACGTTGTTCATCAGCGGCAGAGAAGGAAAGGAAGGCGCTGTCATGAAAATCGACAGCATGGACCTTGTCCTGCAACAGATGGCCCCGGCCGGTCTGATGTGGAAAAACATCGCTTATCCGGACGAAACACATAGCTCTGTGAGACTGAAAAGTATATACGATGGACTGAAGTTCTCCTACGGATGGCAGAACGGAAGCATTGACTTCCATCCGCGGAGTGGTATCATCCGGAAAAACGATACCGTACGGGTATGGTATTTCGGCGATACAGTCAATGTGCATTATACGCTAAATGGGGCAGAGCCTACGAGGGCATCGGAGATAATACAACCGGAAATATTGCTTACGGAGGCAGCTACGGTTACCGTAAAGCAGTTCACCCGCCGCGCCCGTTATGATAAGATGAAATCAGGGGTTTTTGCTGCAGGCAAAACTTTGCAGCCGGTGGCAAAACCGGCCCGTATACGGCCGGGAGGCTTCCGTTATGCCTACTATGAAGTGGATTCGTCTCAATTTCAGCAACTGAAGGGACTAACGCCGCAACAAACAGGCATCACAGACAGCGCTTTCAACCCGGAAAAACTTCCCCGCAAAAATAACTATGCCCTGCTGATTGACGGATGGCTGGAGACCAAAGAAGACGGCTACTATATTTTTGTGCTGGATGCTGATACCGGTTCCAGATTATATCTGAATGACCAGTTATTGATACGATGGGCCGGTTCTTCGGCCAACCGGACTTCCTCCTATATATTGCCGCTGAAAAAAGGGTTTTATCAATTCCGGCTGGAGTACCTGCATAAAAACGAAAACTTTGGCTTAAGACTGAGTTATATTATCCCCAGTGCTATCCAGGCCAAAGATCCAACGCCGGTCCCCGTGAATCTGCAATATAGCCGCCGGTAG
- a CDS encoding flavin reductase family protein: MHVDSQTAILYFGTPVVLISTVNEDGSYNLAPMSSAFWLGWRCMIGLGSTSQTAQNLLRTRECVLNLPSVAEAAAVDRLALTTGADPVPEKKQQRGYRHVKEKFTLAGFTPVAPGTVTAPRAAECPVQLEATVTAVHSLGQDDPAQYGRIITFELKIRQVYLDTAILLDGSPDRVDPDKWRPLIMSFQHFYGLGDKVHPSALAQIPERLYK; encoded by the coding sequence ATGCATGTAGACAGTCAAACCGCCATCCTGTATTTCGGCACACCTGTGGTATTGATCAGCACTGTTAATGAAGACGGCAGTTACAATCTTGCGCCCATGTCATCCGCCTTCTGGCTGGGCTGGCGCTGCATGATCGGGCTGGGGAGCACCTCGCAGACCGCCCAAAACCTGTTACGCACCCGCGAATGCGTACTCAATCTTCCTTCTGTGGCCGAAGCTGCGGCAGTAGACCGCCTCGCGCTGACAACCGGCGCTGATCCCGTACCGGAGAAAAAACAGCAGCGGGGCTACCGGCATGTAAAAGAGAAATTTACCCTTGCCGGATTTACCCCCGTCGCTCCGGGAACCGTAACCGCCCCTCGGGCAGCAGAATGCCCTGTGCAGCTGGAAGCCACGGTTACGGCCGTACATAGCCTCGGTCAGGACGATCCGGCACAATACGGGCGTATTATCACTTTTGAACTGAAAATCCGCCAGGTATACCTCGACACAGCTATCCTGCTGGATGGAAGCCCGGACCGGGTAGACCCCGACAAATGGCGCCCGCTCATCATGAGTTTCCAGCATTTTTACGGACTGGGCGACAAAGTACACCCATCCGCGCTGGCACAGATACCGGAGCGCCTGTACAAATAA